One Bombus pascuorum chromosome 4, iyBomPasc1.1, whole genome shotgun sequence DNA segment encodes these proteins:
- the LOC132906412 gene encoding matrix metalloproteinase-24-like, protein MELSYIIFSVFLVVGKYDSAPVYSNIDTISPSLSAINFMKEYGYLESGTADSDALYEKSAITNAVKTLQEFGNIPVTGQLDNTTLKLMASPRCGVPDILRKKEKSTT, encoded by the exons ATGGAGTTATCTTACATTATCTTCTCTGTCTTTCTTGTCGTGGGAAAATATGATTCAGCACCTGTTTATTCGAATATTGATACTATCTCACCATCTTTGTCTGCG ataaattttatgaaggAGTATGGGTACTTGGAAAGTGGTACAGCTGACTCGGATGCGTTATATGAGAAAAGTGCCATAACAAACGCAGTAAAAACTTTACAAGAGTTTGGCAATATCCCAGTTACTGGGCAACTGGATAACACGACGCTTAAG TTAATGGCATCTCCACGATGTGGTGTTCCTGATATTttaaggaaaaaggaaaaatctaCGACGTAA
- the LOC132906404 gene encoding thioredoxin reductase 1, mitochondrial-like isoform X2, with amino-acid sequence MATLTLLARLVTFRSAHAKLLEFSWPRCNTFPYGRTAMACMCSDQKFTYDLLVIGGGSGGLAAAKEAVNLGAKVAVLDFVTPSPRGTTWGLGGTCVNVGCIPKKLMHQAALLGESIHESAAYGWQIPDPKTIKIDWQALTTAVQNHIKSVNWVTRVELRTKKIEYFNALGYFKDQHTIYGKMKNGEEKLFTAKNILIAVGGRPRYPDIPGAIEYGISSDDIFSLKEAPGKTLVVGAGYIGLECAGFLNSLGYDATVMVRSIILRGFDQQMANTVAEEMEKRGVHFIYEAKPSKIEKQSDGRLLVHWVDKDRQTHQDIFDTVLFAIGRKPLTEELKPENIGLKLVPETAKIDAIDEQTNIPNVYAVGDVLHKKPELTPVAIHAGRLLARRLFGNSTEQMDYVNVATTIFSPLEYGCVGLSEEAAIAIHGEDKIEIYHAYYKPTEFFIPQKDVSNCYLKVVAFRNGDQRVLGMHFIGPNAGEVIQGFAAAMKCNLTFPKLKDTVGIHPTVAEEFTRISVTKRSGLDPKPQSCCS; translated from the exons ATGGCGACGTTAACGCTGCTCGCTAGGCTTGTCACATTCCGCTCCGCTCACGCTAAATTGCTCGAGTTCTCATGGCCTAGATGTAATACTTTCCCTTATGGAAGAACTGCGATGGCTTGCATGTGCT CTGATCAAAAGTTCACATATGATCTGCTTGTTATTGGTGGTGGATCAGGAGGTTTGGCAGCTGCCAAAGAAGCAGTGAATCTAGGTGCAAAAGTTGCAGTTCTTGATTTTGTAACACCATCTCCAAGAGGTACTACTTGGGGTTTGGGTGGTACTTGTGTTAATGTTGGTTGTATACCAAAGAAGTTGATGCATCAAGCTGCTTTGTTAGGAGAATCGATACAT gAATCAGCAGCTTATGGTTGGCAAATACCAGATCCAAAAACTATTAAGATTGATTGGCAAGCATTAACAACAGCGGTACAAAATCATATAAAATCTGTGAACTGGGTCACACGAGTAGAGCTTAGAACAAA gaaaatcgaatatttcaatGCACTTGGTTATTTTAAAGACCAACATACGATATAcgggaaaatgaaaaatggagaagaaaaattgtttacagcaaagaatattttgattgCTGTAGGTGGTAGGCCAAGATATCCTGATATTCCTGGTGCTATAGAATATGGTATAAGCAGCGACGATATCTTTAGTTTAAAGGAAGCTCCAGGGAAAACTCTTGTTGTTGGTGCTGGAT ATATTGGTTTGGAGTGCGCTGGATTCTTGAATAGTTTGGGTTACGATGCAACTGTAATGGTacgttcaattattttacgtgGATTTGATCAGCAAATGGCAAATACTGTTGCCGAAGAAATGGAGAAACGTGGTGTACACTTTATTTATGAAGCTAAACcatcaaaaattgaaaagcaaAGCGATGGTCGGCTTCTTGTACATTGGGTAGATAAA gATAGACAAACGCATCAAGATATTTTCGATACTGTTCTCTTCGCTATAGGTCGCAAACCACTTACAGAAGAGTTAAAACCAGAAAACATTGGTCTTAAACTTGTTCCCGAAACTGCAAAAATAGACGCAATAGATGAACAAACGAATATTCCAAATGTGTATGCTGTTGGCGATGTGCTTCAT AAAAAGCCAGAATTAACCCCTGTTGCCATACATGCGGGTCGATTATTAGCGAGAAGGTTATTCGGAAACTCAACGGAACAAATGGATTACGTGAATGTTGCAACAACAATATTCAGTCCTTTAGAATATGGTTGTGTTGGTCTTAGCGAAGAAGCAGCAATTGCTATTCACGGAGAAgacaaaatagaaatttatcatGCATATTACAAACCAACGGAATTCTTTATACCACAAAAAGATGTTTCTAATTGCTACTTAAAAGTAGTTGCATTTAGAAATGGCGATCAGAGAGTGCTTGGTATGCATTTCATTGGTCCTAATGCCGGTGAAGTGATCCAAGGTTTTGCCGCTGCTATGaa gTGTAATTTAACATTTCCAAAACTAAAAGATACCGTTGGAATTCATCCAACAGTGGCAGAAGAATTTACACGTATATCTGTAACTAAACGTTCTGGGCTTGATCCTAAGCCACAAAGTTGTTGCAGTTAA
- the LOC132906404 gene encoding thioredoxin reductase 2, mitochondrial-like isoform X1, translating to MKSRNSKKKKSCCLSCHKKPQTMDSDLSDQETEYYIKVKELVIDENNFKADQKFTYDLLVIGGGSGGLAAAKEAVNLGAKVAVLDFVTPSPRGTTWGLGGTCVNVGCIPKKLMHQAALLGESIHESAAYGWQIPDPKTIKIDWQALTTAVQNHIKSVNWVTRVELRTKKIEYFNALGYFKDQHTIYGKMKNGEEKLFTAKNILIAVGGRPRYPDIPGAIEYGISSDDIFSLKEAPGKTLVVGAGYIGLECAGFLNSLGYDATVMVRSIILRGFDQQMANTVAEEMEKRGVHFIYEAKPSKIEKQSDGRLLVHWVDKDRQTHQDIFDTVLFAIGRKPLTEELKPENIGLKLVPETAKIDAIDEQTNIPNVYAVGDVLHKKPELTPVAIHAGRLLARRLFGNSTEQMDYVNVATTIFSPLEYGCVGLSEEAAIAIHGEDKIEIYHAYYKPTEFFIPQKDVSNCYLKVVAFRNGDQRVLGMHFIGPNAGEVIQGFAAAMKCNLTFPKLKDTVGIHPTVAEEFTRISVTKRSGLDPKPQSCCS from the exons ATGAAATCTCGCaactcgaagaaaaaaaaatcgtgTTGTCTTAGTTGTCACAAGAAACCGCAAACCATGGACTCGGATTTAAGTGATCAAGAAACtgaatactatataaaagtGAAAGAGCTGGTGATAGATGAAAATAACTTCAAGG CTGATCAAAAGTTCACATATGATCTGCTTGTTATTGGTGGTGGATCAGGAGGTTTGGCAGCTGCCAAAGAAGCAGTGAATCTAGGTGCAAAAGTTGCAGTTCTTGATTTTGTAACACCATCTCCAAGAGGTACTACTTGGGGTTTGGGTGGTACTTGTGTTAATGTTGGTTGTATACCAAAGAAGTTGATGCATCAAGCTGCTTTGTTAGGAGAATCGATACAT gAATCAGCAGCTTATGGTTGGCAAATACCAGATCCAAAAACTATTAAGATTGATTGGCAAGCATTAACAACAGCGGTACAAAATCATATAAAATCTGTGAACTGGGTCACACGAGTAGAGCTTAGAACAAA gaaaatcgaatatttcaatGCACTTGGTTATTTTAAAGACCAACATACGATATAcgggaaaatgaaaaatggagaagaaaaattgtttacagcaaagaatattttgattgCTGTAGGTGGTAGGCCAAGATATCCTGATATTCCTGGTGCTATAGAATATGGTATAAGCAGCGACGATATCTTTAGTTTAAAGGAAGCTCCAGGGAAAACTCTTGTTGTTGGTGCTGGAT ATATTGGTTTGGAGTGCGCTGGATTCTTGAATAGTTTGGGTTACGATGCAACTGTAATGGTacgttcaattattttacgtgGATTTGATCAGCAAATGGCAAATACTGTTGCCGAAGAAATGGAGAAACGTGGTGTACACTTTATTTATGAAGCTAAACcatcaaaaattgaaaagcaaAGCGATGGTCGGCTTCTTGTACATTGGGTAGATAAA gATAGACAAACGCATCAAGATATTTTCGATACTGTTCTCTTCGCTATAGGTCGCAAACCACTTACAGAAGAGTTAAAACCAGAAAACATTGGTCTTAAACTTGTTCCCGAAACTGCAAAAATAGACGCAATAGATGAACAAACGAATATTCCAAATGTGTATGCTGTTGGCGATGTGCTTCAT AAAAAGCCAGAATTAACCCCTGTTGCCATACATGCGGGTCGATTATTAGCGAGAAGGTTATTCGGAAACTCAACGGAACAAATGGATTACGTGAATGTTGCAACAACAATATTCAGTCCTTTAGAATATGGTTGTGTTGGTCTTAGCGAAGAAGCAGCAATTGCTATTCACGGAGAAgacaaaatagaaatttatcatGCATATTACAAACCAACGGAATTCTTTATACCACAAAAAGATGTTTCTAATTGCTACTTAAAAGTAGTTGCATTTAGAAATGGCGATCAGAGAGTGCTTGGTATGCATTTCATTGGTCCTAATGCCGGTGAAGTGATCCAAGGTTTTGCCGCTGCTATGaa gTGTAATTTAACATTTCCAAAACTAAAAGATACCGTTGGAATTCATCCAACAGTGGCAGAAGAATTTACACGTATATCTGTAACTAAACGTTCTGGGCTTGATCCTAAGCCACAAAGTTGTTGCAGTTAA
- the LOC132906404 gene encoding thioredoxin reductase 1, mitochondrial-like isoform X3 — MAPIADQKFTYDLLVIGGGSGGLAAAKEAVNLGAKVAVLDFVTPSPRGTTWGLGGTCVNVGCIPKKLMHQAALLGESIHESAAYGWQIPDPKTIKIDWQALTTAVQNHIKSVNWVTRVELRTKKIEYFNALGYFKDQHTIYGKMKNGEEKLFTAKNILIAVGGRPRYPDIPGAIEYGISSDDIFSLKEAPGKTLVVGAGYIGLECAGFLNSLGYDATVMVRSIILRGFDQQMANTVAEEMEKRGVHFIYEAKPSKIEKQSDGRLLVHWVDKDRQTHQDIFDTVLFAIGRKPLTEELKPENIGLKLVPETAKIDAIDEQTNIPNVYAVGDVLHKKPELTPVAIHAGRLLARRLFGNSTEQMDYVNVATTIFSPLEYGCVGLSEEAAIAIHGEDKIEIYHAYYKPTEFFIPQKDVSNCYLKVVAFRNGDQRVLGMHFIGPNAGEVIQGFAAAMKCNLTFPKLKDTVGIHPTVAEEFTRISVTKRSGLDPKPQSCCS; from the exons ATGGCACCAATTG CTGATCAAAAGTTCACATATGATCTGCTTGTTATTGGTGGTGGATCAGGAGGTTTGGCAGCTGCCAAAGAAGCAGTGAATCTAGGTGCAAAAGTTGCAGTTCTTGATTTTGTAACACCATCTCCAAGAGGTACTACTTGGGGTTTGGGTGGTACTTGTGTTAATGTTGGTTGTATACCAAAGAAGTTGATGCATCAAGCTGCTTTGTTAGGAGAATCGATACAT gAATCAGCAGCTTATGGTTGGCAAATACCAGATCCAAAAACTATTAAGATTGATTGGCAAGCATTAACAACAGCGGTACAAAATCATATAAAATCTGTGAACTGGGTCACACGAGTAGAGCTTAGAACAAA gaaaatcgaatatttcaatGCACTTGGTTATTTTAAAGACCAACATACGATATAcgggaaaatgaaaaatggagaagaaaaattgtttacagcaaagaatattttgattgCTGTAGGTGGTAGGCCAAGATATCCTGATATTCCTGGTGCTATAGAATATGGTATAAGCAGCGACGATATCTTTAGTTTAAAGGAAGCTCCAGGGAAAACTCTTGTTGTTGGTGCTGGAT ATATTGGTTTGGAGTGCGCTGGATTCTTGAATAGTTTGGGTTACGATGCAACTGTAATGGTacgttcaattattttacgtgGATTTGATCAGCAAATGGCAAATACTGTTGCCGAAGAAATGGAGAAACGTGGTGTACACTTTATTTATGAAGCTAAACcatcaaaaattgaaaagcaaAGCGATGGTCGGCTTCTTGTACATTGGGTAGATAAA gATAGACAAACGCATCAAGATATTTTCGATACTGTTCTCTTCGCTATAGGTCGCAAACCACTTACAGAAGAGTTAAAACCAGAAAACATTGGTCTTAAACTTGTTCCCGAAACTGCAAAAATAGACGCAATAGATGAACAAACGAATATTCCAAATGTGTATGCTGTTGGCGATGTGCTTCAT AAAAAGCCAGAATTAACCCCTGTTGCCATACATGCGGGTCGATTATTAGCGAGAAGGTTATTCGGAAACTCAACGGAACAAATGGATTACGTGAATGTTGCAACAACAATATTCAGTCCTTTAGAATATGGTTGTGTTGGTCTTAGCGAAGAAGCAGCAATTGCTATTCACGGAGAAgacaaaatagaaatttatcatGCATATTACAAACCAACGGAATTCTTTATACCACAAAAAGATGTTTCTAATTGCTACTTAAAAGTAGTTGCATTTAGAAATGGCGATCAGAGAGTGCTTGGTATGCATTTCATTGGTCCTAATGCCGGTGAAGTGATCCAAGGTTTTGCCGCTGCTATGaa gTGTAATTTAACATTTCCAAAACTAAAAGATACCGTTGGAATTCATCCAACAGTGGCAGAAGAATTTACACGTATATCTGTAACTAAACGTTCTGGGCTTGATCCTAAGCCACAAAGTTGTTGCAGTTAA
- the LOC132906407 gene encoding C-signal, with protein MKSILITGCNRGLGLGLVKHLVKMLQPPENIFATCRNVNKARELTLLAEKSENVHIIEIDLANTKDYDKIIKVVAEKVGNAGLNVLFNNAGISSRFTRLGLVKEKQLTETFFVNTVAPILLTKAILPLLKIASNNFADKSKMNINRAAVINMSSILGSIADNNEGGYYPYRCSKAALNAATKSMSIDLKEDGILVTCLHPGWVRTDMGGTNAPMDIDTSVTNILNTLNFLNEEHTGCFIQHDGKILSWFLNI; from the exons ATGAAGTCTATCTTAATCACAGGCTGCAACCGCGGACTTGGCCTAGGTTTGGTAAAACACCTGGTAAAAATGTTGCAACCACCAGAGAATATCTTTGCAACTTGCCGAAATGTGAATAAAGCAAGG GAATTGACTCTATTGGCTGAGAAATCGGAGAACGTTCATATTATTGAAATAG atTTAGCCAATACAAAAgattatgataaaataataaaagtcgTGGCCGAAAAGGTAGGCAATGCAGGATTAAATGTTCTATTTAATAATGCCGGAATCAGTTCAAGATTTACAAGGCTTGGTCTTGTAAAAGAGAAACAGCTTAcagaaacattttttgtaaatactgTAGCACCAATTTTGTTAACAAAG GCAATTTTACCATTATTGAAAATAGCATCCAATAACTTTGCAGATAAatcaaaaatgaatattaacaGAGCTGCGGTTATCAACATGTCTTCGATTCTTGGAAGTATTGCTGACAATAACGAAGGTGGATATTACCCTTATAGATGTAGCAAg gCAGCTCTCAATGCAGCTACAAAGTCAATGAGCATTGATTTAAAAGAGGATGGAATCCTCGTTACTTGTTTACATCCTGGCTGGGTGCGTACAGATATGGGAGGAACCAATGCACCCATGGATATTGATACTAGTGTTACTAATATCTtgaatacattaaattttttaaatgaagaaCATACAGGGTGTTTTATTCAACATGAtggaaaaattttatcttg GTTTCTAAACATTTGA
- the LOC132906411 gene encoding B-cell CLL/lymphoma 7 protein family member B, with the protein MMSRSVRAETRSRAKDDIKRVMQVVDKVRHWEKKWVTIGETTMKIYKWVPISTLDQKKKTKTVADKENGLPRKSGLDSSNSNFGLTEDSNTCFSTVSDSQGLTDFSAHLGFSEDSNSQNSEPTSKRLKAD; encoded by the exons ATGATGTCGCGGTCTGTACGTGCAGAGACTCGTAGTCGTGCCAAGGATGATATTAAGCGTGTAATGCAAGTCGTTGACAAAGTTCGCCATTG GGAAAAGAAATGGGTTACAATAGGAGAAACTACTATGAAGATTTATAAATGGGTACCTATATCAACGCTTGATCAG aagaagaagacaaaGACAGTTGCAGACAAGGAAAATGGTTTGCCAAGAAAAAGTGGATTAGATTCGTCGAACTCTAATTTTGGTCTTACAGAGGATTCAAATACAT gtTTTTCAACAGTTAGTGATTCCCAAGGATTAACTGACTTTTCTGCACATCTGGGATTTTCTGAAGATTCCAATTCGCAAAATAGTGAACCAACATCTAAAAGGTTAAAGGCTGATTAA